GGTTCTCGCGCACCCGGTCGAAGACCACCACCGTGTCGTTCAGCGAATAGCCGACGATGGTCAGCAGCGCCGCGATGATCGTCAGGTCGAAGCGGATGCCGACCTCGGAGAAGATGCCGATGGTCAGCACCACGTCATGCACCAGCGCGATCACCGCCCCCAGCGCGAACTGCCATTCGAAGCGCAGCCAGATGTAGATCAGCACGGTGCCGATGGCGAGCGCCACGGCGATCACGGCGGTCTGGATCAGCTCGCCCGAAACCTTGGGACCCACAGATTCAACGGACACGAACTTCAGATCTGGCGCCACCGCCTGCAGTGCCGTCAGGGCCGAGTCGATGGTAGACTGGCGCACCGCTTCCGCACCCTCCTGCGCCTGGATGCGGACCATGGCGACGTTCTGCTCGGGGCCGAAATTGGGGTCGTAGACCTCGGAGATCACCACGTCGCCAAGCTCCAGCGCGGCCAGGGCGTCGCGGTAGGCGCCCACCTCCACTGGCTGCGCGCTTTCGGTCCGGATCGTGGTGCCGCCCTGAAAGTCGATACCGTAGTTCAGGCCACGCACGCCGAAGCTGACCAGCGCCATGACGATCATCACGACCGAGATGCCCAGCCACAGCGTCGGGCGGCCGAAGAAGTTCCAGTTGGTTGTCTCGGGAACCAGTCTCAGTCGCATCTCACACCTCGATCGTCTTGGGGCGGCGGCGTTCGAACCACATCACGATCAGCAGCCGCGTCACGAAGATCGCCGTGAAGACCGAGGTCAGGATGCCCACGCCCAGCGTCACGGCAAAGCCGCGCACCGGACCGGCACCCATGACGTAAAGGATCACGGCGGTGATGAAGGTGGTGATATTGGCGTCGACGATGGCCGAGAGCGCCTTTTCGTAGCCCAGTTCGATGGCGCGGGCCGGGCCGCGCGCGGTCTTCAGTTCCTCGCGGATGCGCTCGAAGACCAGCACGTTGGCGTCCACCGCCATGCCGACGGTCAGCACGATGCCCGCGATCCCCGGCAGCGTCAGCGTGGCGCCGAAACTGCTGAGGAAGCCGAACATCAAACCGATGTTCAGGATCAGCGCGATATTGGCGAAGACGCCGAAGAGCCCGTAGCTGAGCACCATGAAGACCAGCACCGCCGCGAAGGCCACCATGGTGGCGATCTTGCCCGCGTCGATGCTGTCCTGTCCCAGTTCCGGGCCGATGGTGCGCTCTTCGAGGAAGTCGAGCCCGGCCGGCAGCGCGCCCGCGCGGAGCAGCACTGCAAGGTTCGTCGATTCCTCGACGGTGAAATTGCCGGTGATGATGCCCGACCCGCCCGAGATATGGCTCTGGATCACGGGGGCCGAAATCACCTCGTTGTCGAGCACGATGGCGAAGGGGCTGCCGATATTGGCCGCCGTGTAGTCGCCGAACTTGCGCCCGCCCGATGGGTTGAAGCGGAAGGACACCGCAGGCCGCCCGTTCTGGTCGAAGTCGGGGCGCGCATCGACCAGTTCCTCGCCGGTGACGACGGGGGCCTGTTCGAGGATGTAGAAGACGCCTTCTTCGTCCAGCGAGGGCACAACTTCGTTGCCGACGCCGGGATTGTCATTTGCGCTGCCGGTGCGGCTGATGACCGGCTGGAAGGTCAGCTGCGCGGTGGTGCCGATCAGGTCCTTGAGTTCCTGAGCAGAGCCCAGCCCGGGTACCTGGATCAGCACGCGGTCGCCGCCCTGCCGCTGGATCGTGGGTTCGCGCGTGCCGACCTCGTCGATCCGGCGGCGCACGATCTCCAGCGTCTGTTGCAGGGTGCGTTCGTCGATGGCCTGCCGCTCTGCCTCGGACAGGGTGACGACAAGGTCCGACCCGTCGCCGAAGACCTCGATGTCCCGAGTCCCCTGGCCGGTCAGCGACACCACCGGAGTGGACAGCCCGCGCACAAGTTCGATGGCGCGCTCCATGCCCCCGGGTTCCGAAATGCGCACGCGCAGCTCGTCGGGCGGCCCGTCCTGAAGGCGGATGGTGCCGACCGTGGCGCGCTCGTCCCGCAGGACGTCGCGCACCTCGGGCCAAAGCGACTCCATCCGCGCGGCATAGACGTCCGAGACCTGCACCTCGGCCAGAAGATGCGCGCCGCCCCTCAGGTCGAGCCCGAGGTTGACCAGCCCCGACGGCAGCCACGAAGGCCAGGCCGAAGCCGCCTCGCGGTTCTCCGAGGTGTCGGCGCCGGCCTCGATGGCCTTCACGGCGTCATTGTGGCCCTCGACACGGCCATAGAACAGGTTGGGCGCGGCAAAGGCGATCCCGACCACAAGGGTCGACCAGATCAGCACGCGCTTCCAGGAGTCGATTTGCAGCATCGAAGGCCCCTTTTCGGGCAGGTCTCGGGCTAGGCTTGGGCAGGTCCGCGAAAGGGCCTCAGCCCTCGGCGGGCTCGGTCTTGGACAGGACCTGCGCGACGGTCGACTTGACCACGCGAAGGCGCACGCCCTCGGCGACCTCGACCTCAATCTCGTTGTTGTCCTTGACCTTCGACACCTTGCCGATGATGCCACCCTGCGTCACCACCTGATCGCCCCGGCGCAGCGCCTCGACCATTTTCTGGTGGTCTTTGATCTTCTTCTGCTGGGGACGGATCAGCAGGAACCACATGATGGCGAAAATCAGGATAAGAGGGACAAACTGGCCGAGTGCGGCGGGATCCATAGGGGGTGCTCCTTTGTGGGTCTTGGTCTTCTGTCGCCGCGCGGAAGATCCCCGGAGCGAAGTCGCGCGGAACCTATGCGCGCCGCAGGCCGGATGCAAGGCGCGCGCGGCGTTTTGAGGCAAGGCGGCATTGCCCGGGCGGGCGCGCCCGCCTAAGCTGGACGCCGTGACAGGGCCTGCGCGTGCTGCGGCCCACGCAATCCGAGGATGTGCCCCCTGCGCAGACCGGCCCCGATTCATGCCCCGCGTTCCGCCGCTGCCTGGGTGACAGCGGGGCCGTCGTCCTGCCTGCGCCGCGCCTGTGCGGCAGCTCTCGCGGCCCTTGTCCTTGCCAGCCCCGCACAGGCAGAGGACGCAGTGGGGCGCCTGAACC
This region of Ponticoccus alexandrii genomic DNA includes:
- the secD gene encoding protein translocase subunit SecD, which translates into the protein MLQIDSWKRVLIWSTLVVGIAFAAPNLFYGRVEGHNDAVKAIEAGADTSENREAASAWPSWLPSGLVNLGLDLRGGAHLLAEVQVSDVYAARMESLWPEVRDVLRDERATVGTIRLQDGPPDELRVRISEPGGMERAIELVRGLSTPVVSLTGQGTRDIEVFGDGSDLVVTLSEAERQAIDERTLQQTLEIVRRRIDEVGTREPTIQRQGGDRVLIQVPGLGSAQELKDLIGTTAQLTFQPVISRTGSANDNPGVGNEVVPSLDEEGVFYILEQAPVVTGEELVDARPDFDQNGRPAVSFRFNPSGGRKFGDYTAANIGSPFAIVLDNEVISAPVIQSHISGGSGIITGNFTVEESTNLAVLLRAGALPAGLDFLEERTIGPELGQDSIDAGKIATMVAFAAVLVFMVLSYGLFGVFANIALILNIGLMFGFLSSFGATLTLPGIAGIVLTVGMAVDANVLVFERIREELKTARGPARAIELGYEKALSAIVDANITTFITAVILYVMGAGPVRGFAVTLGVGILTSVFTAIFVTRLLIVMWFERRRPKTIEV
- the secF gene encoding protein translocase subunit SecF; its protein translation is MRLRLVPETTNWNFFGRPTLWLGISVVMIVMALVSFGVRGLNYGIDFQGGTTIRTESAQPVEVGAYRDALAALELGDVVISEVYDPNFGPEQNVAMVRIQAQEGAEAVRQSTIDSALTALQAVAPDLKFVSVESVGPKVSGELIQTAVIAVALAIGTVLIYIWLRFEWQFALGAVIALVHDVVLTIGIFSEVGIRFDLTIIAALLTIVGYSLNDTVVVFDRVRENLIKYKSKDLKEVLNLSINETLSRTFMTSFTTLIALIALFVLGGDVIRGFVFAMIWGVVVGTYSSIFVASIILLKLGVKRDWTTPPGQQGNQFGNIDA
- the yajC gene encoding preprotein translocase subunit YajC, giving the protein MDPAALGQFVPLILIFAIMWFLLIRPQQKKIKDHQKMVEALRRGDQVVTQGGIIGKVSKVKDNNEIEVEVAEGVRLRVVKSTVAQVLSKTEPAEG